Proteins found in one Mangifera indica cultivar Alphonso chromosome 15, CATAS_Mindica_2.1, whole genome shotgun sequence genomic segment:
- the LOC123197952 gene encoding bZIP transcription factor 17, whose translation MTDQLLTEPPPPNTDLSDDFNSLPIPPLDPMFFSAQNYTSSSDDLDFVLDDNCDFDISFEDLENLHFPSESDNFFLPDGHFDNFTSDVNRVTCLKKADTSPDEAKFSVMALPKSGGSGISANGDLLDVEKYLNYSTSPQNSGNQSSNWDSKLCQPLPSQGSGNFGSGFSSGNAPSPDSGNLVVEQKIKVEEVNKSISKRKKSSEETNSDLRSSKYHKSSSNENSNENMNEEMKRKARLMRNRESAQLSRQRKKHYVEELEDKVRAMNSTIAELNGKITFFMAENASLRQQLSSGSAMPPTTQGHPHMGVYPLPHMAAMPYAWMPYGTPYMAKPQGSQTPLLPIPRLKTNQNLSPAKARKNDGSKSNSKTKKVASVSFLGLLFFVLLFGGLLPLVDVKYGGMRDGASGGYFSGRLYDQHRGKVLSVNGHWNGSHKDIGIGFSNWKFDIGDKVHFQRDIEKKGRGSQASPGSDKFVNLGNASEPLVASLYVPRNDKLVKIDGNLIIHSVLASEKARASQEAYYESSKVDNKRETGLALAKALAIPDRGNGGRHSHVYRNPAERQKAISSGSADTLTSTSADSKLQQWFQEGLAGPLLSSGMCTEVFQFDVSPASGPGAIVPASSVSNISVEDRQNATRFSKRKNRRILHGPPFPLNGSNQNISRENVESKSQKDSFQGNKSASSMIVSVLVDPREVGDGDVDSTITPKSLSRIFVVVLMDSVKYVTYSCVLPRFGTHLVTA comes from the exons ATGACGGATCAACTCCTGACTGAACCTCCACCTCCCAACACTGATCTCTCTGATGACTTCAATTCCCTCCCAATTCCACCTCTTGATCCCATGTTCTTCTCCGCACAGAATTACACCTCCTCATCCGACGATCTTGACTTCGTTCTTGATGATAACTGCGATTTTGATATCTCCTTTGAGGATCTCGAAAATCTCCACTTCCCTTCCGAGTCTGACAATTTTTTCCTCCCTGACGgtcattttgataatttcaCATCCGATGTGAACAGGGTCACGTGTTTGAAAAAGGCTGATACTAGCCCCGACGAGGCCAAATTCTCGGTTATGGCCTTGCCCAAGTCAGGTGGTTCTGGAATTTCGGCCAACGGCGACTTGTTAGATGTCGAAAAGTACCTGAATTACTCGACATCGCCTCAGAATTCGGGTAATCAGAGCTCGAATTGGGATTCTAAATTATGCCAGCCCTTGCCTTCTCAGGGATCCGGGAATTTCGGGTCGGGTTTTTCATCTGGGAACGCTCCGTCTCCTGATTCGGGTAATTTGGTGGTTGAGCAGAAAATTAAGGTGGAGGAAGTGAACAAGAGTATCTCTAAGAGGAAAAAGAGTAGTGAAGAGACGAATAGCGATTTAAGAAGCTCTAAATATCATAAATCGTCGTCTAATGAGAACTCTAATGAGAATATGAATGAGGAGATGAAAAGGAAGGCTAGGCTGATGCGAAACCGGGAGAGCGCCCAGTTGTCTAGACAAAGAAAGAAGCATTACGTGGAGGAGCTAGAAGACAAGGTGAGAGCTATGAATTCTACAATTGCCGAATTGAAtggtaaaataacattttttatggCTGAAAATGCCAGTTTGAGGCAACAGTTGAGTAGCGGCAGCGCAATGCCGCCAACAACACAGGGGCATCCCCATATGGGGGTGTACCCACTACCTCATATGGCGGCAATGCCGTATGCCTGGATGCCTTATGGTACACCTTATATGGCAAAGCCACAAGGTTCCCAGACCCCATTATTGCCTATCCCCAGGTTGAAGACTAACCAGAATTTGTCTCCTGCTAAGGCTAGGAAGAATGATGGTAGTAAATCTAATAGTAAAACTAAGAAGGTTGCTAGTGTTAGTTTTCTGGGTCTGTTGTTTTTTGTGTTGTTGTTTGGTGGATTGTTGCCTCTTGTGGATGTTAAGTATGGAGGTATGAGGGATGGTGCTTCTGGTGGTTACTTCAGTGGTAGATTATATGATCAGCATAGAGGGAAAGTTTTGTCGGTTAATGGGCATTGGAATGGATCTCATAAGGATATCGGGATTGGATTTTCTAATTGGAAATTTGATATTGGTGATAAAGTACATTTTCAGAGAGATATTGAAAAGAAAGGGAGAGGGTCACAGGCATCACCTGGTTCAGATAAGTTTGTTAATCTGGGCAATGCAAGTGAGCCTCTTGTTGCCTCTTTGTATGTGCCGAGGAATGATAAGCTAGTGAAGATTGATGGCAACTTGATAATTCACTCTGTTCTGGCTAGTGAGAAAGCTAGGGCTTCCCAGGAGGCTTATTATGAGTCTTCTAAAGTGGATAACAAGAGGGAGACTGGTCTGGCTCTTGCCAAAGCTTTGGCTATTCCTGACAGAGGGAATGGCGGGAGGCACTCACATGTATACAGAAATCCTGCTGAGCGACAGAAGGCCATCTCTTCTGGTTCTGCTGATACCTTGACGTCAACATCAGCAGACAGTAAGCTGCAGCAGTGGTTCCAAGAAGGTCTTGCAG GGCCACTGCTGAGTTCTGGAATGTGTACTGAAGTCTTCCAGTTTGATGTGTCACCAGCTTCTGGTCCTGGAGCCATTGTTCCTGCATCATCAGTTTCTAATATTTCTGTGGAAGACCGTCAAAATGCTACTCGTTTTAGCAAGCGGAAAAATAGAAGGATTCTCCATGGTCCTCCATTTCCTCTTAATGGCTCCAATCAAAATATTAGCAGGGAAAATGTGGAAAGTAAGTCACAGAAGGACAGCTTTCAAGGTAATAAATCTGCTTCTTCGATGATTGTCTCAGTGCTTGTCGATCCCAGAGAGGTTGGTGATGGCGATGTTGATAGCACAATCACTCCAAAGTCATTGTCTCGGATTTTTGTTGTTGTGCTTATGGACAGTGTCAAGTATGTCACTTACTCATGTGTTCTTCCTCGGTTTGGTACTCATTTAGTGACTGCTTAA